In a genomic window of Accipiter gentilis chromosome 23, bAccGen1.1, whole genome shotgun sequence:
- the SNTN gene encoding sentan, protein MQDLPFALPSWPDLRRDHKHPGLEMCGCRASVPSTKQYSVNQPAPASTKKSPSAAAGMPKHIPIAKQLASIKALGKGSDLEKAFATVALVYNNSADPEGKLSKAEAKSLLQTQFGGFIQGQEKKPKYQEIISALDEESENKIDFEDFMILLVSLTLMSDLLQEIKNVKTTK, encoded by the exons ATGCAAGACTTGCCCTTTGCTTTACCCAGTTGGCCAGATCTTCGCAG AGATCACAAACACCCCGGCCTCGAGATGTGTGGCTGCAGAGCAAGCGTTCCCAGCACGAAGCAGTACTCGGTCAATCAGCCGGCTCCTGCTTCCACCAAAAAAAGcccttcagctgcagcaggcaTGCCCAAGCA CATACCTATAGCCAAGCAGCTGGCATCAATAAAAG ctctagGAAAAGGCTCAGACCTTGAAAAAGCTTTTGCTACGGTGGCTTTGGTGTATAACAACTCTGCTGACCCCGAGGGCAAGCTCAgcaaagctgaagccaaaagCTTGCTGCAAACCCAGTTTGGGGGTTTCATACAG GgccaagaaaagaaaccaaaataccAGGAAATAATTTCTGCCCTGGATGAGGAGTCAGAGAACAAAATTGATTTTGAAGATTTCATGATCTTGTTAGTCAGTCTCACTCTAATGTCTGACCTGCTGCAGGAGATCAAAAAtgtgaaaaccacaaaatga